A single genomic interval of Paracoccus contaminans harbors:
- a CDS encoding aldehyde dehydrogenase family protein: protein MLDKRQFYIDGAWVDPAAPHDLDVIDPTTEEPCAVISLGAQADTDRAVAAAKAAFPSWSATPPAERLAHVEKVLEVYKRRNDDIAAAMTAEMGAPTDMSREDQAGSGSFHIETFISSFKDFEFIRPLGDHAPTSMVAWEPIGVIGLITPWNWPMNQVTLKVIPAILAGNTVVLKPSEIAPLSSMVFAEVLDEAGLPKGVFNLVNGDGQGVGTQLSIHPDVDMISFTGSTRAGIAITKAAADTVKKVALELGGKGANLVFADADDKAVERGARHCFYNSGQSCNAPTRMFVQRPVYEKAVETARRVAEETAVASAHEPGAHIGPVVSKQQWDKIQDLIQKGIDEGARLVAGGPGLPEGVNRGYFVRPTVFADVTNDMTIARQEIFGPVLSIIPFDTEDEALAAANDTIYGLTNYVQTQDGARRNRLARQLRSGMVEMNGVSRGRGSAFGGVKASGRAREGGVWGIEEFMDSKQISGWDKDA from the coding sequence CTGTTGGACAAGCGGCAATTCTATATCGACGGCGCCTGGGTGGACCCGGCGGCACCCCATGACCTTGACGTCATCGACCCCACGACCGAGGAACCCTGCGCGGTGATCTCGCTGGGCGCGCAGGCCGACACCGACCGCGCGGTGGCCGCGGCCAAGGCGGCCTTCCCCTCCTGGTCGGCGACCCCGCCGGCCGAGCGGCTGGCCCATGTCGAGAAGGTCCTTGAGGTCTACAAGCGCCGCAACGACGACATCGCCGCAGCGATGACCGCCGAGATGGGCGCGCCCACCGACATGTCGCGCGAGGACCAGGCCGGCTCAGGCTCGTTCCACATCGAGACATTCATCAGCAGCTTCAAGGATTTCGAGTTCATCCGCCCGCTGGGCGATCATGCCCCCACCAGCATGGTCGCGTGGGAGCCGATCGGTGTGATCGGCCTCATCACGCCGTGGAACTGGCCGATGAACCAGGTCACGCTCAAGGTGATCCCCGCGATCCTGGCAGGCAATACGGTGGTGCTCAAGCCATCGGAAATCGCGCCGCTGTCCTCGATGGTCTTTGCCGAGGTGCTGGACGAGGCGGGGCTGCCCAAGGGCGTGTTCAACCTGGTCAACGGCGACGGGCAGGGGGTCGGCACGCAGCTGTCCATCCATCCTGACGTGGACATGATCAGCTTCACCGGATCGACCCGCGCCGGCATCGCCATCACCAAGGCGGCGGCGGACACGGTCAAGAAGGTCGCGCTGGAACTGGGCGGCAAGGGGGCGAATCTCGTCTTTGCCGATGCGGATGACAAGGCGGTCGAACGCGGGGCGCGGCACTGCTTCTACAACTCGGGGCAGTCCTGCAATGCGCCGACGCGGATGTTCGTGCAGCGGCCTGTCTATGAAAAGGCCGTGGAAACCGCGCGCCGCGTGGCCGAGGAAACCGCCGTCGCCAGCGCGCACGAGCCGGGCGCCCATATCGGCCCCGTGGTCAGCAAGCAGCAGTGGGACAAGATCCAGGATCTGATCCAGAAGGGCATCGACGAGGGCGCGCGTCTGGTTGCGGGCGGCCCCGGCCTGCCCGAAGGCGTCAATCGCGGCTATTTCGTGCGCCCCACGGTGTTCGCGGATGTGACCAACGACATGACCATCGCGCGGCAGGAAATCTTTGGCCCGGTGCTGTCGATCATCCCCTTCGACACCGAGGACGAGGCCCTCGCCGCGGCCAATGACACGATCTATGGCCTGACCAACTATGTCCAGACGCAGGACGGCGCGCGGCGCAACCGGCTGGCCCGGCAGCTGCGGTCGGGCATGGTCGAGATGAACGGCGTCAGCCGGGGCCGCGGATCGGCCTTTGGCGGCGTCAAGGCATCGGGCCGCGCCCGCGAGGGCGGCGTCTGGGGGATCGAGGAGTTCATGGACTCCAAGCAGATCAGCGGCTGGGACAAGGACGCCTGA
- a CDS encoding long-chain fatty acid--CoA ligase — translation MLGRMMRQPLTIASLIAHAARYHGGTEIVSAETMGGFERTSWGAVARNARRIGSALRGRGIEPGDRVGTLAWNNRRHLELYFGVPGAGMVCHTVNPRLSPDQMAYIINHAADRMLFIDRSFVPAIAALRGQLACLRGIVLLDGRDDEAAEAIPGLLFHDELLEEGDPDAPWPEVDENAPSSLCYTSGTTGNPKGVLYSHRSTLLHALSANNVDGLAIGAADSVMPVVPMFHVNAWGIPYASAMVGARLVLPGPRLDGESLARLIVDENVTMAAGVPTIWMGLLNALEATGLQPTSLRRTIVGGSALPPSMRAAFRERYGVELVHAWGMTETSPLGTLNAPLAKHLALPFEEQDRIGNGQGRPLFGAELRIVDAEGHVLANDGTTEGELQIRGHWVVDSYFGAEKSSLTWDGWFDTGDIATIDADGYMIIRDRSKDIIKSGGEWISTVDLENIAVAHPKVANAAAIAARHPKWDERPVICCQRRPQSDLTEDELLAWYDGKVPRWQRPDRVVFVDSLPLGPTGKVVKAVLREAHGGILWDDAMAALEAEQVAAG, via the coding sequence CTGCTTGGCCGGATGATGCGCCAGCCACTGACGATCGCGTCGCTGATCGCGCACGCGGCCCGATACCACGGGGGGACGGAAATCGTGTCGGCCGAAACCATGGGCGGGTTCGAGCGGACAAGCTGGGGCGCGGTCGCGCGGAACGCCCGCCGGATCGGGTCGGCCCTGCGCGGGCGAGGGATCGAGCCGGGCGACAGGGTCGGCACGCTGGCCTGGAACAACCGCCGCCATCTTGAACTGTATTTCGGCGTTCCCGGCGCGGGAATGGTCTGCCACACCGTCAACCCCCGGCTTTCGCCGGACCAGATGGCCTATATCATCAACCATGCCGCCGATCGGATGCTGTTCATCGACCGCAGCTTCGTTCCCGCCATCGCGGCATTGCGGGGCCAGCTGGCATGCCTGCGCGGGATCGTGCTGCTGGATGGCCGCGACGATGAGGCGGCAGAAGCGATCCCCGGCCTGCTGTTTCACGACGAGCTGCTGGAGGAAGGCGATCCTGACGCGCCCTGGCCCGAGGTGGACGAGAATGCGCCCTCCTCGCTGTGCTATACATCGGGGACGACAGGCAACCCCAAGGGGGTGCTGTATTCGCATCGCTCGACCCTGCTGCACGCCCTGTCGGCCAACAACGTGGACGGGCTGGCGATCGGTGCGGCCGATTCGGTGATGCCGGTGGTGCCGATGTTCCACGTCAACGCCTGGGGCATCCCCTATGCCTCGGCGATGGTGGGCGCGCGGCTGGTGCTGCCCGGCCCGCGCCTTGACGGGGAAAGCCTGGCGCGCCTGATCGTGGACGAGAACGTGACGATGGCCGCCGGCGTTCCGACCATCTGGATGGGCCTGCTGAACGCGCTTGAGGCGACGGGGCTGCAGCCCACCAGCCTGAGGCGCACGATCGTTGGCGGATCGGCGCTGCCCCCCTCGATGCGCGCCGCATTCCGCGAGCGTTACGGGGTCGAGCTGGTCCATGCCTGGGGGATGACGGAAACCAGCCCGCTGGGCACGCTGAACGCGCCCCTGGCCAAGCATCTGGCGCTGCCGTTCGAGGAACAGGACCGTATCGGCAACGGCCAGGGCCGGCCGCTGTTCGGCGCGGAACTGCGCATCGTCGATGCCGAAGGCCATGTGCTGGCGAATGACGGCACGACCGAAGGCGAATTGCAGATCCGCGGCCATTGGGTGGTTGACAGCTATTTCGGGGCCGAGAAAAGCAGCCTGACCTGGGACGGCTGGTTCGATACCGGGGATATCGCCACGATCGACGCCGATGGCTACATGATCATCCGCGACCGGTCCAAGGACATCATCAAGTCGGGCGGCGAATGGATCTCCACGGTTGACTTGGAAAACATCGCGGTGGCCCATCCCAAGGTCGCCAACGCCGCCGCCATCGCCGCGCGCCACCCCAAATGGGACGAGCGCCCGGTGATCTGCTGCCAGAGGCGGCCGCAATCCGACCTGACCGAAGACGAGCTGCTGGCCTGGTATGACGGCAAGGTGCCGCGCTGGCAGCGGCCCGACCGGGTGGTCTTCGTGGACAGCCTGCCGCTGGGACCGACCGGAAAGGTGGTCAAGGCCGTCCTGCGCGAGGCGCATGGCGGCATCCTGTGGGACGACGCCATGGCCGCGCTTGAAGCCGAGCAGGTCGCGGCGGGCTGA
- a CDS encoding substrate-binding domain-containing protein, which yields MMNYGRRAGLAALALGVSTLAAAAQEPVKACVITKTDINPFFVKVKEGAEAKGKELGVQVMGYAGKIDGDHETQQQAMESCIAAGVKGILLIASDPKAIVPAVEQAKAQGILVIALDTPLEPATAADATFATDNFEAGRLIGAWAKGHMGDKAADAHIAMLNINATQPSVDVLRNQGFVEGFGMDPKDKSKYGDEDDKRIVGQEYTDGNEEGGRRAMEAMFQRDPSINVVHTINEPAAAGAYEALKSFGKEKDVTIVSVDGGCPGVRNVKEGVIGATSQQYPFKMAEMGIEAIAAFAKDGTRPKATEGLDFVNTGVQLVTDQPVEGVPSITSDEGLKLCWG from the coding sequence ATGATGAACTATGGAAGGCGCGCCGGCCTTGCGGCGCTGGCACTGGGCGTTTCGACACTGGCCGCTGCCGCTCAGGAACCGGTCAAGGCCTGCGTCATCACCAAGACGGACATCAATCCCTTCTTCGTCAAGGTCAAGGAAGGCGCCGAGGCCAAGGGCAAGGAACTGGGCGTGCAGGTGATGGGCTATGCCGGCAAGATCGACGGCGACCATGAAACCCAGCAGCAGGCGATGGAAAGCTGCATCGCCGCAGGGGTCAAGGGCATCCTGCTGATCGCATCCGACCCCAAGGCGATCGTTCCGGCGGTCGAGCAGGCCAAGGCACAGGGCATCCTGGTCATCGCGCTGGACACGCCGCTGGAACCGGCGACGGCGGCGGACGCGACCTTTGCCACCGACAATTTCGAGGCCGGCCGCCTGATCGGCGCCTGGGCCAAGGGCCATATGGGCGACAAGGCGGCGGATGCCCATATCGCCATGCTGAACATCAACGCGACCCAGCCTTCGGTCGATGTCCTGCGCAACCAGGGTTTCGTCGAAGGTTTCGGCATGGACCCCAAGGACAAGTCGAAATACGGCGACGAGGATGACAAGCGCATCGTCGGCCAGGAATACACCGACGGCAACGAGGAGGGCGGCCGCCGCGCGATGGAGGCGATGTTCCAGCGCGACCCCTCGATCAACGTTGTCCACACGATCAACGAGCCGGCCGCGGCGGGCGCCTATGAGGCGCTGAAATCCTTTGGCAAGGAAAAGGACGTGACCATCGTGTCCGTCGATGGCGGCTGCCCCGGCGTCAGGAACGTCAAGGAAGGCGTGATCGGCGCCACCTCGCAGCAATATCCGTTCAAGATGGCCGAGATGGGGATCGAGGCGATCGCCGCCTTTGCCAAGGACGGGACGCGCCCCAAGGCCACCGAGGGGCTGGATTTCGTCAACACCGGCGTCCAGCTGGTCACCGACCAGCCGGTCGAGGGGGTTCCCTCGATCACCTCGGACGAGGGGCTGAAGCTCTGCTGGGGCTGA
- a CDS encoding ABC transporter permease, protein MSQTTPAEVAQFHVRRTPLESLQHFLHRYPTMVPVLVLIVSVIGFGLVAPNFLSPFNLSLILQQVAVVGTLAAAQSLVILTAGIDLSVGAVMVLASVVMGKLGVEMGVPAPLAILAGILCGLAAGWVNGMLVTRLRLPPFITTLGTLNIFIALVYYLSDRNTIRSQDIDAAAPLLKLFGNKFQAGGFVITWGVLLMLAVFAVLYVALNMTAWGKRVYAIGDDTEAAALAGIQVNRVLLSVYMAAGLICGLAAWSAIGRVGSVSPTSFAESNLESITAVVIGGISLFGGRGSITGPLIGAIIVGVFNSGLRLLGVDVLWQLFATGWLIIIAVAVDQWIRKISS, encoded by the coding sequence ATGAGCCAGACCACGCCGGCCGAGGTCGCACAGTTTCACGTCCGGCGCACCCCGCTGGAATCCCTGCAGCATTTCCTGCACCGCTATCCCACGATGGTGCCGGTGCTGGTGCTGATCGTTTCGGTGATCGGCTTCGGGCTGGTCGCGCCCAACTTCCTGTCGCCCTTCAACCTGTCGCTGATCCTGCAGCAGGTGGCGGTGGTCGGCACGCTGGCGGCGGCGCAGAGCCTGGTGATCCTGACCGCCGGGATCGACCTGTCGGTCGGCGCGGTCATGGTGCTGGCCAGCGTCGTGATGGGCAAGCTGGGGGTCGAGATGGGCGTTCCCGCCCCGCTGGCCATCCTGGCCGGCATCCTGTGCGGCCTTGCGGCGGGCTGGGTGAACGGCATGCTGGTCACGCGGCTGCGGCTGCCGCCCTTCATCACCACGCTGGGCACGCTGAACATCTTTATCGCGCTGGTCTATTACCTGTCCGACCGCAACACGATCCGCAGCCAGGATATCGACGCGGCCGCCCCCCTGCTCAAGCTGTTCGGCAACAAGTTCCAGGCGGGCGGCTTTGTCATCACCTGGGGCGTTCTGCTGATGCTGGCGGTGTTCGCGGTGCTTTATGTGGCGCTGAACATGACGGCCTGGGGCAAGCGCGTCTATGCCATCGGCGACGATACCGAGGCGGCGGCGCTGGCCGGCATCCAGGTAAACCGGGTGCTGCTGTCGGTCTATATGGCGGCGGGTCTGATCTGCGGGCTGGCGGCCTGGTCGGCGATCGGGCGCGTCGGCTCTGTCAGCCCGACATCCTTTGCGGAATCAAACCTTGAATCCATTACCGCCGTGGTGATCGGGGGGATTTCGCTGTTCGGGGGGCGCGGCTCGATCACCGGGCCGCTGATCGGCGCGATCATCGTCGGCGTGTTCAATTCCGGCCTGCGGCTGCTGGGCGTCGATGTCCTGTGGCAGCTGTTTGCGACCGGCTGGCTCATCATCATCGCGGTCGCCGTGGACCAGTGGATCAGGAAGATTTCGTCATGA
- a CDS encoding ATP-binding cassette domain-containing protein, with protein sequence MSGYVLEARGLTKRYGRVTAMDGADFDLRPGEILAVIGDNGAGKSTLIKALSGAVQPDEGDLLLDGKPVRFASPLEARQAGIETVYQTLALSPALSISDNMFMGRELRRGDLLGRWLGILDRARMDRIAREKLTELGLMTIQNIGQKVETLSGGQRQGIAVARAAAFGSRVVILDEPTAALGVKESRRVLDLILDVRSRGLPIVLISHNMPHVFEIADRIHIHRLGRRLCVINPREHSMSDAVAYMTGAKMPEGVAA encoded by the coding sequence ATGAGCGGTTATGTCCTGGAAGCGCGCGGACTGACCAAGCGCTATGGCCGCGTCACCGCGATGGACGGGGCCGATTTCGACCTGCGTCCGGGCGAGATCCTGGCCGTCATCGGCGACAACGGCGCCGGCAAATCCACGCTGATCAAGGCGCTGTCGGGCGCGGTCCAGCCGGACGAGGGCGATCTGCTGCTCGACGGCAAGCCGGTCCGCTTTGCCAGCCCGCTCGAGGCGCGGCAGGCGGGGATCGAGACGGTCTATCAGACGCTCGCCCTGTCGCCGGCGCTGTCCATATCGGACAACATGTTCATGGGGCGCGAATTGCGGCGGGGGGACCTGTTGGGGCGCTGGCTCGGCATTCTCGACCGCGCCCGGATGGACCGGATCGCCCGTGAAAAGCTGACCGAGCTGGGGCTGATGACGATTCAGAACATCGGCCAGAAGGTTGAAACCCTGTCGGGCGGCCAGCGGCAGGGGATCGCGGTGGCGCGGGCCGCGGCCTTCGGCTCGAGGGTCGTGATCCTGGACGAGCCGACGGCGGCGCTGGGCGTCAAGGAAAGCCGGCGGGTGCTCGACCTGATCCTTGACGTGCGCTCGCGCGGGCTGCCCATCGTGCTGATTTCCCACAACATGCCGCATGTCTTCGAGATCGCGGACCGCATCCATATCCACCGCCTGGGCCGGCGGCTATGCGTCATCAACCCGCGCGAGCACAGCATGTCCGACGCGGTCGCCTACATGACGGGCGCCAAGATGCCCGAAGGCGTGGCGGCGTGA